In Capsicum annuum cultivar UCD-10X-F1 chromosome 7, UCD10Xv1.1, whole genome shotgun sequence, one genomic interval encodes:
- the LOC107878155 gene encoding uncharacterized protein LOC107878155 has product MQSLLGFRPPQFSEEAAWLPGWLQQHDIETSNGTPFLRQHMEELIQQHNAVAPHQQTTQEDGYKSCHLFLSGDDSSPFSLVQSIDNVVQFHLHLSLDYSSENLPTTLEDISEAERVKSGHALSVQCVQIPIVPEGNAKELKVDNFAALGKGSNNVNKGEGHDRNASLHEVNHMDDAIELSIAASEALVIHEVFKDEPLSKRFPASTVLEAALQVKQARLEAWKESNETCNCATVEIPEIDSLSECEDLRMEDAFQDVGLSACDSADLHINGLSLSHVKDTLASQTQSCSGKSEKEGAVLHGIDILQPGDSFTKLKLKDIEDEPQLKVDGRFGSFSDDGQRKPTRHTNLVVDVIPVAWESDHLSDYLKKVSCPVLEGNSFQASIGSPTVKNINVSGEGDELPNVVSKRFESRWFGGWTCLKKKGSSCDQVKCNAIRSIPEPFVGETSFFSESADVAPDMSSFVTRKQDKRVIITSQLSIPSEGLCNKEKEMILLSQDIVTSSNLSLDDTLCSVVPCSISSDHLSSPSAVYNNVTDEKQQCFGPTTECASNMQKNSVLDNQVVHGKQVTTPMINREGMHVPVRREVNSLRTYSVLPGNRMSSEKGFCFNTSFSLGGDDVPMLRPVGQMRNEKGNCDDTPREGNEFTGAMPKSTSSPLILNPGPRRQFQASKAVQHDFGTEKDRKQTTEDQAAIECPKRKRVHFSETETEIQWRKVPRKSHVALKSCHMPKAARNLRPPISHLESRTQELKKRLINSCARVGRRLMLKNMEFLVTGFSRKQEKKLEDLIKKYGGTVLSDIPPPTNRGKRSKGLKTQTVPVVLCSKKLQTIKFLYGRAVNAFILKAKWLTDSISEGSILPPEKYMVVKKCVGKRFIAVGSSVENNSHSPIFDNLGIMLHGEKNFCTDMAKIIKHGGGQVFKTLLELVQDRDCEKIVTGIIVTENERSASRHLKHCASEGNIPIASACWIIRSLHLGKLLSLKEKTKACKLPTLVLPESPDTMDLSQEI; this is encoded by the exons GTGGTTCAATTTCATCTTCATCTGTCACTGGATTATAGCTCGGAGAACCTGCCAACTACACTTGAAGATATATCGGAAGCAGAAAGGGTCAAGTCCGGTCATGCTCTGTCAGTTCAGTGTGTTCAAATCCCAATTGTTCCTGAAGGGAATGCTAAGGAATTGAAAGTAGACAACTTTGCTGCATTAGGCAAAGGATCTAATAATGTGAACAAAGGAGAAGGGCATGATAGAAATGCCAGCTTACATGAAGTCAATCACATGGATGATGCGATTGAGTTGTCGATTGCTGCATCCGAAGCACTGGTTATTCATGAGGTGTTCAAGGATGAACCACTTTCAAAAAGATTTCCGGCTTCAACTGTGTTGGAAGCTGCACTACAGGTGAAACAAGCACGTCTGGAAGCTTGGAAAGAAAGTAATGAAACCTGCAATTGTGCCACTGTGGAGATTCCTGAAATTGATTCTCTATCAGAATGTGAAGATTTGAGAATGGAAGATGCATTCCAAGATGTGGGGTTATCTGCTTGTGATTCTGCTGATTTGCATATTAATGGCTTAAGTCTGTCTCACGTTAAAGATACTCTTGCTTCACAAACTCAAAGCTGTAGTGGCAAATCAGAAAAGGAAGGAGCAGTTCTTCATGGAATAGACATTCTTCAACCAGGTGACAGTTTTACCAAGCTAAAGTTAAAAGATATTGAGGATGAGCCCCAGTTGAAAGTGGATGGAAGGTTTGGATCTTTTAGCGACGACGGGCAGAGAAAGCCAACAAGGCATACAAATTTGGTTGTGGATGTCATCCCTGTGGCATGGGAGAGTGATCATTTGTCAGACTATTTGAAG AAAGTCAGTTGTCCTGTCTTGGAAGGAAATTCATTTCAAGCATCTATTGGTTCTCCCACTGTTAAGAACATTAATGTTTCAG GAGAAGGTGATGAATTACCAAATGTAGTTTCCAAAAGATTCGAAAGTCGTTGGTTTGGTGGTTGGACTTGTTTGAAG AAAAAAGGAAGCTCATGTGATCAAGTCAAATGCAATGCTATCAGAAGTATTCCTGAACCTTTTGTTGGCGAGACAAGTTTTTTCTCAGAATCAGCTGACGTAGCTCCAGATATGAGTTCCTTCGTCACACGAAAACAGGACAAAAGGGTCATCATTACTTCTCAATTGAGTATACCTTCTGAAGGTTTATGTAACAAAGAAAAGGAGATGATACTGCTCTCTCAGGATATTGTGACATCTTCAAATCTATCCTTAGATGATACCCTCTGTTCTGTTGTTCCGTGCAGTATATCATCTGACCATCTGTCTTCTCCTTCAGCTGTATACAATAATGTAACGGATGAAAAACAACAATGCTTTGGTCCCACTACTGAATGTGCCTCAAACATGCAGAAAAACTCGGTTCTTGATAATCAGGTGGTTCATGGGAAACAAGTAACCACTCCGATGATTAATAGAGAAGGGATGCATGTCCCAGTTCGCCGAGAAGTAAACTCTCTAAGAACTTACAGCGTACTCCCTGGCAATAGGATGTCTTCAGAGAAAGGATTTTGTTTTAATACATCGTTTTCATTGGGAGGAGATGATGTACCGATGCTTAGGCCAGTAGGTCAAATGAGAAACGAAAAAGGAAATTGCGATGATACTCCAAGAGAGGGGAATGAATTCACAGGGGCTATGCCCAAGAGCACAAGCTCACCCCTTATATTGAACCCTGGACCACGACGTCAATTCCAAGCTTCAAAAGCAGTTCAACATGATTTTGGGACAGAAAAAGATAGAAAGCAAACAACAGAAGATCAAGCTGCTATAGAGTGTCCAAAAAGAAAGCGTGTTCACttttcagaaactgaaactgagaTTCAATGGAGGAAGGTGCCTAGAAAGTCACATGTTGCACTAAAATCTT GTCATATGCCCAAAGCTGCTAGAAATTTGAGGCCTCCAATTTCACATTTGGAGTCGAGAACTCAAGAACTCAAGAAGCGTCTGATAAATTCTTGTGCCAGAGTTGGAAGAAGATTGATGCTCAAAAATATGGAATTCTTAGTCACAGGATTTTCTAGAAAGCAAGAGAAGAAGCTTGAAGACTTGATCAAGAAATATGGTGGCACAGTTCTCTCTGATATCCCTCCTCCAACTAATAGGGGGAAGAGAAGCAAGGGACTTAAAACTCAGACAGTTCCTGTTGTTCTTTGTTCAAAGAAG CTGCAAACAATCAAATTCTTGTATGGACGTGCAGTAAATGCCTTCATTCTTAAAGCTAAATGGCTTACTGATTCAATTAGTGAAGGCAGCATTTTACCACCTGAAAA GTACATGGTTGTTAAGAAATGTGTTGGTAAAAGGTTCATTGCTGTCGGAAGTTCAGTTGAAAACAATAGTCATAGCCCTATATTTGACAATCTAGGCATCATGCTCCACGGTGAAAAGAATTTCTGCACTGACATGGCCAAAATTATCAAG CATGGTGGTGGGCAAGTTTTCAAAACGCTTCTTGAGTTGGTTCAAGATCGTGATTGTGAGAAGATTGTAACGGGAATCATTGTTACTGAGAATGAGCGTAGTGCATCACGTCACCTGAAGCACTGTGCCTCGGAGGGGAACATACCAATTGCG TCAGCTTGCTGGATCATAAGGAGTTTACATCTGGGAAAGCTACTTTCTTTGAAAGAGAAGACAAAAGCCTGCAAGTTACCTACTCTCGTGCTTCCAGAATCTCCTGATACCATGGATCTGAGTCAAGAAATATAA